One Pleurocapsa minor HA4230-MV1 DNA segment encodes these proteins:
- a CDS encoding Orange carotenoid protein, with translation MSQAVEEKISQLQSLSSDDQLAVLWFLYQDLVKDKITPEAEREGENLEQANSLIDSIKAMSKEDQLQVQKDILAGSDREEFSTYKSYSSNQKLFFWYQLAAEMEQGSVVEFPSDYQLSNEGQELVKSLKTIDFSQQLTFMRDAVGYSTDDNLSLNSNN, from the coding sequence ATGAGTCAAGCAGTAGAAGAAAAAATTTCCCAATTGCAGTCATTATCTAGTGACGATCAACTTGCTGTCTTGTGGTTTTTATATCAAGATTTAGTCAAGGATAAAATTACTCCTGAGGCAGAGAGAGAAGGCGAAAACTTAGAACAGGCTAATAGCTTGATTGACAGTATTAAAGCAATGTCAAAAGAGGATCAGCTACAGGTGCAAAAAGATATTTTAGCTGGTAGCGATCGCGAAGAATTTAGTACTTATAAATCATATTCTTCTAATCAAAAACTATTTTTCTGGTATCAATTGGCAGCAGAAATGGAACAAGGTTCTGTAGTAGAGTTTCCTAGCGACTATCAGTTATCTAACGAAGGACAAGAGTTAGTAAAATCTCTCAAAACAATTGATTTTTCTCAGCAATTAACATTTATGCGTGATGCTGTAGGCTATAGTACTGATGATAATTTGAGTCTTAATAGTAATAATTAA
- a CDS encoding glycosyl transferase family 1, which produces MTHFGIICPAATGHLNPMTTLGYELQKRCHRVSVINVEHVRSQAIAAGLEFQEIGKSDYSSEVKSWAAQLGNLNGFQAVKHSVQWMAAVANTTLRDALEVIRATGIEALLIDQASPEGGTVAQYLDLPFVSICSAIMLNRDPNIPPVLTSWNYDPTWRGVLHNRIGYGLLGQVAKPITKTIQSYRQQWNLPDPDSGRDGYSQLAQIAQQPAEFEFPRKELPSCFHFTGPFSNPMSRERIPFPFEKLTGQPLIYASLGTLQNQYLWIFQAIAQACAGLDVQLVISLGRRASPKSLPQLPGKQLKRSISKIADIFNSPLTTRKDIRYVSND; this is translated from the coding sequence ATGACTCATTTTGGTATCATTTGTCCCGCAGCGACAGGTCATCTTAATCCCATGACCACTTTAGGATACGAACTACAAAAACGTTGTCATCGCGTCAGTGTCATCAATGTTGAACATGTTCGCTCTCAAGCCATAGCAGCAGGATTAGAATTTCAGGAAATAGGCAAGTCAGATTATTCCTCAGAAGTAAAATCTTGGGCTGCCCAATTGGGCAATCTCAATGGTTTCCAGGCAGTAAAACATTCAGTTCAATGGATGGCTGCCGTAGCCAATACAACTCTACGAGATGCTCTTGAAGTAATTAGAGCCACAGGTATAGAAGCACTACTAATAGACCAGGCTTCTCCAGAAGGAGGTACGGTTGCTCAATATTTAGATCTCCCCTTTGTTAGTATTTGCAGTGCCATCATGCTTAATCGGGATCCAAATATACCTCCTGTTCTTACTTCTTGGAATTACGACCCTACCTGGCGAGGAGTTTTACACAATCGAATCGGTTATGGATTACTTGGCCAGGTTGCCAAACCAATTACCAAAACAATTCAGTCTTATCGTCAACAGTGGAATTTACCCGATCCCGATTCTGGTAGGGATGGCTATTCTCAACTAGCTCAGATCGCTCAACAGCCAGCCGAGTTTGAATTTCCTAGAAAAGAATTGCCAAGCTGCTTTCATTTTACCGGCCCTTTTAGCAATCCGATGAGTCGAGAACGAATTCCTTTCCCTTTTGAAAAGCTAACGGGACAACCTTTAATTTACGCCTCTTTAGGGACGTTGCAAAATCAATATCTCTGGATTTTTCAAGCGATCGCCCAAGCTTGTGCTGGATTAGATGTTCAATTAGTTATTTCTCTAGGAAGAAGAGCTAGTCCAAAATCTTTACCCCAATTGCCAGGAAAACAGTTAAAACGCTCGATCTCAAAAATAGCGGATATCTTTAATTCCCCTCTAACTACTCGTAAAGATATACGGTATGTATCTAATGATTGA
- a CDS encoding MFS transporter encodes MLISPQSAQKPVFNSRQLWNMNFGFLGIQFGWGLQMANMSAIFEHLGAHADQLPMLWLAAPLTGLLVQPIVGNLSDYTWNFLGRRRPYFLAGAILAFIALILMPHASNLWMAAGLLWILDTSANISMVPFRAFVGDLLSQEQRTKGFAVQSMMLGLGAVSASALPWILSNVFRLSNATINPWRKIPLTVEVSFYVGGVLFLGTVLWTIVTTPEYPPVNLAQFEQLKSSQGGVVSSLRESWQTLRQMPNIMQQLAKIQFFTWLGIFCFLLYFPPAVARNIFGATSQNSLLYSDGIEWAGICFAVYNAVCVGFSFVIPRIAKYLGCPLTHGLCLFCGGICLVSLLTIHNQYVLLLAMLGLGIAWASALIMPYVMLSGSIPSQRQGIYQGIFNFFIVLPEVVAALGFGWIMQYLLHEDRLLAVVLGGVSLIIAAGLTFFLQNTDDLTGDLIVEMPDSTQDLTSVREAQADEQRVL; translated from the coding sequence ATGTTAATTTCGCCACAATCTGCACAAAAGCCTGTATTTAATTCTCGACAACTATGGAATATGAATTTCGGGTTTTTGGGAATTCAGTTTGGGTGGGGACTACAGATGGCTAATATGAGCGCTATTTTTGAGCATTTGGGCGCTCACGCCGATCAACTCCCAATGCTCTGGTTGGCTGCCCCTTTAACTGGCTTGTTGGTACAGCCTATTGTCGGCAATTTAAGTGACTATACTTGGAATTTTCTGGGTAGAAGACGACCATACTTTTTAGCAGGGGCCATTCTGGCTTTTATCGCCTTAATTTTGATGCCTCACGCTTCTAACCTGTGGATGGCAGCAGGATTACTCTGGATTTTAGATACTAGCGCCAATATCAGCATGGTTCCTTTTCGCGCTTTCGTCGGCGATTTATTATCCCAAGAGCAGCGTACTAAGGGATTTGCAGTGCAAAGTATGATGCTGGGTTTAGGCGCGGTTTCCGCTTCAGCACTCCCCTGGATTTTGAGTAATGTTTTTCGCCTGAGCAACGCGACAATTAACCCTTGGCGTAAGATCCCCCTGACGGTGGAAGTATCTTTCTATGTGGGCGGAGTATTATTTTTAGGTACTGTATTGTGGACAATTGTGACCACTCCTGAATATCCCCCCGTAAATTTGGCTCAGTTTGAGCAGCTTAAGTCATCTCAGGGCGGTGTGGTCAGCAGTTTGAGGGAATCATGGCAGACGTTGAGACAGATGCCCAACATTATGCAACAGTTGGCTAAAATCCAATTTTTCACCTGGCTGGGTATTTTTTGTTTCTTGCTGTATTTCCCTCCCGCAGTGGCGCGCAATATTTTTGGCGCGACTAGTCAGAATTCTCTGCTTTACAGTGACGGGATCGAATGGGCGGGAATTTGTTTTGCGGTTTATAACGCCGTATGTGTGGGGTTTTCTTTTGTTATTCCCCGTATTGCTAAATATTTAGGTTGTCCTTTGACTCATGGTTTATGTTTATTCTGTGGCGGTATTTGCTTAGTATCTTTGTTAACTATCCATAATCAATATGTTTTACTTTTGGCAATGTTGGGCTTGGGGATTGCTTGGGCTAGTGCCTTGATTATGCCCTATGTCATGTTGAGTGGTTCAATTCCGTCCCAGCGCCAAGGAATTTATCAGGGAATATTTAATTTTTTTATCGTGTTACCAGAAGTTGTAGCAGCCTTGGGTTTTGGCTGGATTATGCAGTATTTACTGCACGAAGATCGCTTATTGGCAGTTGTTTTAGGTGGAGTGTCCTTGATTATTGCAGCGGGATTAACGTTTTTTCTGCAAAATACGGATGATTTAACGGGTGATTTAATTGTAGAGATGCCAGATAGTACACAAGATTTGACCTCAGTAAGAGAAGCTCAAGCAGATGAGCAGAGAGTATTATGA
- a CDS encoding cyclic nucleotide-binding domain-containing protein, translating to MIKQFDRLPQLLLLAVTVLIYNVMAMAIANSLFVSQVGAGQLPIAFMLIGLCSLPIYGAFSQIADRYSRPQVFRYVLLGSIVLMVGLRWLINLDVTWVYYVLLMAIFFQWDFYNNLLYPGLLTDYFTILEYKRYAPFIGIAQAVGTLVGGGLTLLLSNYFPSPELLWCLPWFMAIAFGQLVYLERSQRRLQTPPKEEKLNLWESWKILPELGKRYPLVLFLASSTFLLVIIYICSEFLWFNIYGQQFDESELTGFLGLMRMIISLIQVVFLYGITRPLLKWVGVARLNAVYPLTTLLSLGGLLFNFKLPMAIALQINGDALYKAINLPVHQLNYNGIPHQYVGRVRALSDGLIYSVGLTLAGLVLWLCHLYLSLVQITWLAIILTLVLLLVRIPMGKYYIQSLEEMIRTDIINLDDFDEPENQLPPQSSSVIREFLTSDDRYHQLKGLELATNVSNPEQFFTEVKSLLPNADSALRQGILKLYSSNQTILPEFASLLADPNPSVRGVALEVLIANQYPFTPSDLEPLIVDRDLEVQTLALVASFQNTQTKDLDFKIAEQFWQLKLTDETIKAIARVVRYSGNPEFVTLIEYLLPQANPEAKQAALEALVSLATAQDSSLTKIAVAETQHDNPAVRVAAYKLLEITHTPEAIAQVTQGLGDVSAQVRQQVACTLAAYGKQGLAIAQSQLTVPDPLVVQTAIAAIAKLNNKRANEILFQHLIPEFQQLNLTRKWQQQIPTEDPSWQFLAVAIEDYQQRLLQKVLYILACLGYSRTVNLVQRIFVTGERRDLANAVEILASINHRRFVQPLMPLLEQRVSSKTPRKLEVTPQWLEDKGYKILLEALDSSDRWIKTGASVALAVVPTALLKDPDPVVQSVTREMFPVAYQLTCPVSTSMNRLLLLRNIALFKNLSLDELFSIDQALEQKQVLGGETIYTEGSWGGHLYIIAAGKIQIIKELDGEQQVIKQLTTGQYFGEIALFDEALRWDGAIALEDSTLLCLEKKRFISLISQRPQIILELCRFLSRRLRDTDKYMSAKKMHSAN from the coding sequence ATGATTAAGCAATTCGATCGCTTGCCTCAACTGCTCCTATTAGCCGTTACAGTCTTAATTTATAACGTGATGGCAATGGCGATCGCCAATTCACTATTCGTCAGTCAAGTAGGTGCGGGGCAGTTGCCGATCGCTTTTATGTTGATTGGCTTATGTTCTCTACCCATTTACGGTGCTTTTTCGCAAATTGCCGATCGCTATAGTCGCCCCCAAGTATTTCGCTATGTACTATTAGGCTCAATTGTCTTGATGGTAGGTTTGAGGTGGTTGATTAACCTAGATGTAACTTGGGTTTATTATGTGCTGCTGATGGCGATTTTTTTTCAGTGGGATTTTTATAATAATTTGCTCTATCCTGGGCTGCTGACAGACTATTTTACGATTCTGGAATATAAGCGCTATGCTCCTTTTATCGGCATTGCTCAGGCAGTAGGAACTTTAGTTGGGGGTGGTTTAACCCTGCTGCTATCTAATTATTTTCCTAGCCCAGAATTATTGTGGTGTTTGCCCTGGTTTATGGCGATCGCTTTTGGGCAGTTGGTTTATTTGGAACGTTCTCAGCGTCGTTTACAAACTCCCCCCAAAGAGGAAAAACTCAACCTATGGGAATCTTGGAAAATCTTACCCGAATTGGGTAAACGTTATCCCCTGGTGTTGTTTTTGGCTAGCAGTACTTTTCTCTTGGTAATTATCTATATCTGCTCTGAATTCCTCTGGTTTAATATCTATGGACAGCAGTTTGATGAGTCTGAACTAACAGGATTTCTCGGATTGATGCGGATGATTATTTCTTTAATTCAGGTGGTATTTCTGTATGGTATTACTCGCCCATTACTCAAATGGGTGGGAGTAGCCAGACTCAACGCTGTTTATCCGCTGACAACTTTACTCAGTTTAGGAGGGTTGCTGTTTAATTTTAAATTACCGATGGCGATCGCCTTGCAGATTAATGGTGATGCTCTTTATAAAGCCATCAACTTGCCCGTACATCAGCTTAACTATAATGGCATTCCCCATCAGTATGTGGGGCGGGTTCGAGCTTTGAGCGACGGTTTAATTTATTCTGTGGGCTTAACTCTGGCTGGACTAGTCTTGTGGCTCTGTCATCTTTATCTCAGCTTGGTGCAGATTACCTGGCTAGCGATAATTTTAACTCTGGTTTTGTTGCTGGTACGTATTCCGATGGGTAAATATTACATCCAAAGTTTAGAAGAGATGATTCGCACCGATATCATTAATCTAGATGATTTTGATGAGCCTGAAAATCAATTACCACCACAATCAAGTAGCGTCATTCGCGAATTTCTCACTAGTGACGATCGCTATCACCAACTTAAAGGTTTAGAGTTAGCTACTAATGTGAGTAATCCTGAACAGTTTTTTACCGAGGTGAAATCTTTATTACCTAATGCTGATAGTGCTTTGCGCCAGGGAATTTTAAAGCTGTATAGCAGCAATCAAACTATCCTCCCAGAATTTGCCTCGCTGTTAGCCGATCCTAATCCCAGTGTACGGGGAGTTGCTTTAGAAGTTTTAATTGCCAATCAGTATCCTTTTACTCCATCTGACTTAGAACCTTTAATAGTCGATCGAGATCTCGAAGTACAGACATTAGCCTTGGTTGCTAGCTTTCAAAACACTCAGACAAAAGACTTAGACTTTAAGATTGCCGAACAATTCTGGCAGCTTAAATTAACGGATGAAACGATCAAAGCGATCGCCAGAGTCGTGCGCTATAGTGGCAATCCTGAATTTGTCACCTTAATTGAATATTTACTCCCCCAAGCCAATCCTGAAGCCAAGCAAGCAGCCTTAGAAGCGCTGGTAAGTCTAGCTACGGCTCAAGACTCTAGTTTAACTAAAATTGCTGTAGCGGAAACCCAACATGACAACCCAGCCGTGCGAGTTGCTGCCTACAAACTCTTGGAAATTACCCATACTCCAGAAGCGATCGCCCAGGTAACTCAAGGATTAGGAGATGTCTCGGCGCAAGTGCGTCAACAGGTAGCCTGTACTCTAGCTGCCTATGGTAAACAAGGGTTAGCAATAGCTCAATCCCAGCTAACTGTACCAGATCCTCTAGTAGTTCAAACAGCGATCGCCGCGATCGCTAAATTAAACAATAAACGTGCCAACGAGATTCTGTTTCAACACCTAATTCCTGAATTTCAGCAGTTGAACCTAACTCGTAAATGGCAACAACAAATACCCACAGAAGATCCTAGCTGGCAATTTTTAGCCGTAGCTATTGAAGATTATCAACAACGGTTATTACAAAAAGTACTGTACATCCTTGCTTGTCTTGGCTATTCCCGCACCGTTAACTTAGTACAACGTATCTTCGTCACTGGCGAACGCCGAGATTTAGCTAATGCCGTCGAAATCCTCGCCTCCATCAATCATCGTCGTTTTGTTCAACCCTTAATGCCGTTATTAGAACAAAGAGTATCCAGCAAAACCCCCCGTAAACTAGAAGTTACTCCTCAATGGCTGGAAGACAAAGGCTATAAAATACTCCTGGAGGCTCTAGACTCAAGCGATCGCTGGATCAAAACAGGTGCATCTGTTGCCTTGGCGGTTGTGCCGACAGCCTTACTCAAAGATCCCGATCCCGTCGTACAATCAGTGACACGGGAAATGTTTCCTGTAGCTTATCAGCTTACCTGCCCTGTGAGTACCTCTATGAATCGATTGCTTTTATTGCGAAACATTGCTCTGTTTAAAAATCTTTCCCTTGATGAGCTGTTTTCCATCGATCAAGCACTAGAACAAAAACAGGTGTTGGGGGGAGAAACTATCTATACGGAAGGCAGTTGGGGCGGTCATTTATATATTATCGCTGCGGGCAAAATCCAAATTATTAAAGAGCTGGATGGAGAGCAACAGGTAATTAAACAGTTAACTACAGGGCAGTATTTTGGTGAAATTGCCCTATTTGATGAAGCTCTCCGCTGGGATGGAGCGATCGCCCTTGAAGATTCAACCCTACTTTGCTTAGAGAAAAAACGCTTTATTAGTCTAATTTCTCAACGCCCCCAGATCATTTTAGAACTCTGTCGCTTCTTGAGTCGCAGATTGAGAGACACAGATAAATATATGTCTGCTAAGAAAATGCATTCAGCCAACTAA
- a CDS encoding biotin transporter BioY, giving the protein MSNLKELPKPNSEINDYEWGITPPPVKSTINQLQQLLQQKQQHLDKLQQENKWLRNQLEITLDKPNRPHVPPLPEVMLWTAIGVILTAAGTFIPASSFAAPWSWWGSGFGIQTLGVSYQVGAVLLTACLGGKNAAMLSQIIYILLGLLGLPIFDRGGGAIYLQQPHFGYLLGFVVGAWLCGWLAFQSLAKFATLIASCMVGLIAIHLVGVFYLTVMYFITGLGAEINSLMQAIAIYSLQPLPGQIAVVCATSLIAFVMRKIMFT; this is encoded by the coding sequence ATGTCCAACTTGAAAGAATTACCCAAACCCAATTCTGAGATTAACGACTATGAGTGGGGAATTACTCCGCCTCCTGTTAAATCAACTATCAATCAGCTTCAGCAGCTACTACAGCAAAAACAACAGCATCTAGACAAATTACAGCAAGAAAATAAGTGGTTGCGCAATCAGCTTGAAATCACTCTAGATAAGCCAAATCGTCCCCATGTGCCTCCGTTACCAGAAGTAATGCTGTGGACGGCTATTGGCGTTATTTTAACGGCTGCTGGCACTTTTATTCCCGCCTCTAGTTTTGCTGCGCCTTGGTCATGGTGGGGAAGCGGATTTGGCATACAAACTTTAGGAGTAAGCTATCAGGTTGGAGCAGTCTTGCTGACGGCTTGCTTGGGAGGCAAAAATGCAGCTATGCTGTCCCAAATTATTTATATTTTATTAGGTCTTTTGGGTCTGCCGATATTCGATCGCGGTGGTGGTGCGATTTATCTGCAACAACCCCACTTTGGCTATCTACTGGGATTTGTGGTTGGTGCTTGGCTTTGTGGCTGGCTGGCGTTTCAAAGTCTGGCTAAGTTTGCCACCCTAATTGCTAGCTGTATGGTAGGTTTGATTGCGATTCATTTAGTTGGTGTTTTTTATCTGACGGTAATGTATTTTATTACTGGTTTGGGAGCAGAAATCAATTCTTTAATGCAGGCGATCGCAATTTATTCTCTCCAGCCTCTTCCTGGACAAATAGCTGTCGTCTGTGCCACCAGTTTAATTGCCTTTGTCATGCGCAAAATTATGTTTACCTAA
- a CDS encoding gamma-glutamylcyclotransferase, producing MVLNRQALESKLLQQLLAHPQLNFKIWSDEELLQSIRSTLQQRSSKELWIFAYGSLIWNPLFDYSDRRYVMAEGWQRHFCLLAPVGRGTIDNPGLILGLEANQKTLCQGIAYRLPIDENLESELLLLWRREMVVGSYIPTWITGRNINQSLGDLATDEIEMLAFTVNPQHSVYVNNLATQTVVESLATAQGILGTSAEYLCNTVQGLLAAGIEDRALIELDALVKSRQQKLLKNTKRSI from the coding sequence ATGGTCTTAAATCGGCAAGCTCTTGAATCAAAACTGCTCCAGCAATTACTAGCTCATCCCCAACTAAATTTCAAAATTTGGAGTGATGAAGAACTACTACAATCCATTCGATCAACTTTACAGCAACGATCGAGTAAAGAATTGTGGATTTTTGCTTATGGTTCATTAATTTGGAACCCACTATTTGATTATAGCGATCGCCGTTACGTTATGGCCGAAGGTTGGCAAAGGCACTTTTGCCTTCTTGCTCCTGTTGGTCGAGGTACAATTGATAATCCTGGTTTAATCTTAGGTTTAGAAGCAAACCAAAAAACTCTTTGTCAGGGTATTGCCTATCGTTTGCCGATCGATGAAAACTTAGAATCTGAATTATTGCTATTGTGGCGTAGAGAAATGGTTGTTGGTTCATATATTCCTACTTGGATTACTGGTAGAAATATTAATCAATCTTTAGGCGATTTAGCTACGGATGAAATAGAAATGTTAGCCTTTACTGTTAATCCACAACATTCCGTATACGTTAACAATTTAGCTACTCAAACAGTTGTGGAGTCTTTAGCTACTGCTCAAGGTATTTTGGGTACGTCTGCCGAATATCTATGCAATACTGTACAAGGTTTGTTAGCAGCAGGAATAGAAGACAGGGCATTAATTGAACTGGATGCTTTAGTAAAATCTAGACAGCAAAAGCTATTAAAAAATACAAAAAGATCAATTTAA
- a CDS encoding glycosyltransferase family 4 protein, whose amino-acid sequence MKILALAWEFPPRIVGGIARHVAELYPEIIKLGYEVHLLTVEFGSAPKYEIVEGIHLYRCPVSHGNDFFHWVANMNDSMGCLGGELLNKHGDFDLIHAHDWLVGDAAIALKYNFKLPLVATIHATEYGRYNGLHNIRQQYINGKEKLLAHEAWRIIVCSQYMREEIQRVFQSPPDKIDVVYNGIRPEKKHHGNNFDRTKFRRRFANDHEKIIYYVGRMTYEKGISVLLDAAPRIISLMGGGVKFVIIGGGDTSRLKYQAQSLGIWEQCYFTGFMSDADLDKFQTIADCAVFPSLYEPFGIVALESFAARVPVVVSDTGGLPEVVEHNRTGIVTRANDPDSLTWGILQVLQNPEYSQQLVEQAYKSIAERFSWHDLAKQTCGVYLHIAHERSQIIW is encoded by the coding sequence ATGAAGATTTTAGCACTAGCTTGGGAATTCCCCCCCCGTATCGTTGGCGGCATTGCTCGCCATGTAGCAGAATTGTATCCAGAAATCATTAAACTGGGATACGAAGTCCATTTGCTCACTGTGGAATTTGGTTCAGCACCTAAATATGAGATAGTCGAAGGGATTCATCTTTATCGCTGTCCTGTTAGTCATGGAAATGATTTTTTCCATTGGGTTGCTAATATGAACGATAGTATGGGCTGTCTTGGTGGCGAACTCTTAAACAAGCATGGCGACTTTGATTTGATTCACGCCCATGATTGGTTGGTAGGGGATGCAGCGATCGCCCTCAAGTATAATTTTAAACTGCCCCTCGTCGCGACGATCCACGCTACAGAATATGGTCGTTACAACGGTCTCCACAACATCAGACAACAGTATATCAACGGCAAAGAGAAACTTCTGGCTCATGAGGCTTGGCGCATCATTGTCTGTAGTCAATATATGCGTGAGGAAATTCAGCGAGTGTTTCAGTCTCCTCCAGACAAAATTGACGTGGTTTATAATGGCATCCGCCCTGAAAAAAAACATCACGGTAATAACTTTGATCGGACTAAATTTCGTCGTCGCTTTGCCAACGATCACGAGAAGATTATTTATTATGTCGGGCGTATGACCTATGAAAAAGGTATTTCTGTCTTGCTTGATGCTGCCCCACGAATTATCAGCTTGATGGGTGGCGGAGTTAAATTTGTGATTATCGGTGGAGGAGATACTAGCCGTTTAAAGTACCAAGCACAAAGCTTGGGAATTTGGGAACAGTGTTATTTTACTGGCTTTATGTCAGACGCTGATTTAGATAAGTTTCAGACGATCGCCGACTGCGCTGTTTTTCCTAGTTTATATGAACCTTTCGGGATCGTGGCGTTAGAAAGCTTTGCTGCTCGTGTTCCCGTGGTTGTCTCTGATACAGGGGGACTTCCTGAAGTGGTGGAGCATAACCGTACGGGAATTGTTACTCGTGCTAACGATCCTGACTCCTTAACCTGGGGTATTTTGCAAGTGCTACAAAACCCTGAATACTCTCAACAATTAGTCGAGCAAGCTTATAAATCAATTGCTGAACGCTTTAGTTGGCACGATCTAGCTAAACAAACTTGTGGCGTATATCTCCATATTGCTCATGAGCGATCGCAAATTATTTGGTAG
- a CDS encoding zinc metalloprotease HtpX, translating to MLKGGQIKTAALLGLMSGLLVLGGYWATGNTQGALIGLAFAAVTSFGSWFYSDKAALAAYKAQPVTREQAPELYDMVAGLAKKANLPMPKLAVVPTQTPNAFATGRNPDHAAVAVTEGIMQILDKDELAGVIAHELTHIRNRDTLTQAVAGTLGGAVTFLGRMLSFGAMYGPVDRDNRQGGNPLGILVLVILAPISASLIQMAISRTREFSADRGSAEITGNPLALASALQKLESIGKQIPMNGNPAFEPVLIINPFSGGGLQSLFRTHPSTEERVRKLQELAQQQQNYTSFALNQ from the coding sequence ATGTTAAAAGGTGGTCAAATAAAAACTGCTGCCCTTTTGGGCTTAATGAGTGGACTATTAGTATTAGGTGGCTATTGGGCAACGGGTAATACTCAAGGAGCATTAATTGGTCTAGCATTTGCTGCTGTTACTAGCTTTGGCTCATGGTTTTACTCGGATAAGGCTGCATTAGCTGCATATAAAGCACAGCCCGTTACTCGCGAACAAGCACCAGAACTATACGACATGGTTGCAGGCTTAGCGAAAAAAGCAAATTTGCCCATGCCTAAACTAGCAGTTGTGCCGACTCAAACTCCCAACGCTTTTGCGACTGGAAGAAATCCCGATCATGCTGCTGTTGCGGTAACCGAAGGGATTATGCAAATTTTAGACAAAGATGAATTAGCAGGTGTCATTGCCCATGAATTAACTCATATCAGAAACCGTGATACTCTTACCCAAGCCGTTGCTGGTACTCTCGGTGGTGCAGTGACATTTCTCGGCAGAATGCTTTCTTTTGGTGCCATGTATGGCCCAGTAGATCGAGATAATCGTCAGGGTGGTAATCCCTTGGGAATTTTGGTTCTAGTTATCCTAGCGCCAATCTCAGCCTCGTTAATTCAAATGGCAATATCTCGTACTCGTGAATTTTCCGCAGATCGGGGTTCGGCAGAAATTACAGGTAATCCTCTAGCCTTAGCCAGTGCCTTACAAAAACTAGAATCGATTGGCAAGCAAATACCCATGAACGGTAATCCCGCATTTGAACCAGTCTTGATTATCAATCCTTTTTCTGGTGGTGGTTTACAGTCTCTATTTCGTACCCATCCCTCAACAGAAGAACGAGTACGCAAACTACAAGAACTAGCCCAGCAGCAACAAAACTACACTAGCTTTGCCTTAAACCAATAA
- a CDS encoding peptidase C39 bacteriocin processing translates to MISLVLVSVLAFGGGCILGKNLAAKGITSDNALKNYQKPLLYLLLAIAPFLGSLILLDKFHLAPLLPKIFPPMLLIYLAGYFNEILLGLGCFFLGLLVFLELSGKRSRQKIFQLLVATGAIAFALSILLFFLRPVQALVAQPKIIAGIVMQTTPYTCAPASIATLARYTQKYPHLTEKEAVKLTKTNRFGTTTLAEIRALKNLDLNPQYRHNLTVNDLITLGQPALMHVKEKSKTGKGVRFSHAVAYLAVDRTKKLVLIGNPLYGLQIKTFAELDQYWFGEAITLN, encoded by the coding sequence ATGATTAGTTTAGTTTTGGTATCTGTCTTGGCTTTCGGTGGTGGCTGTATCTTGGGTAAGAATCTAGCTGCCAAGGGAATTACTTCTGATAATGCGCTGAAAAATTATCAAAAGCCTTTATTGTACTTATTATTAGCGATCGCGCCTTTTTTGGGTAGCTTAATCCTACTGGATAAGTTTCATCTTGCCCCTTTGCTCCCCAAGATCTTTCCACCTATGCTCTTGATTTATCTGGCGGGTTATTTTAATGAAATTTTGCTCGGTTTAGGCTGTTTTTTCCTAGGATTGCTGGTTTTCTTAGAATTATCGGGTAAACGCTCCCGACAAAAAATTTTTCAATTACTAGTGGCTACAGGTGCGATCGCCTTTGCTCTAAGTATCTTACTGTTTTTTCTCCGACCAGTACAAGCTTTAGTTGCTCAGCCAAAAATTATTGCTGGAATTGTGATGCAGACGACTCCCTATACCTGCGCTCCTGCTAGTATTGCTACTTTGGCTAGATATACGCAAAAATATCCTCACCTGACTGAAAAAGAAGCAGTCAAGTTAACCAAAACTAATCGCTTTGGCACAACTACCTTAGCGGAAATCAGAGCCTTAAAAAATCTAGATCTTAATCCCCAGTATCGTCATAATCTAACTGTTAATGATTTAATCACGTTAGGTCAACCCGCTTTAATGCATGTTAAGGAAAAAAGTAAAACAGGTAAAGGAGTAAGATTTTCTCATGCTGTTGCCTATTTAGCAGTTGATCGTACCAAAAAATTAGTTTTAATCGGCAATCCTCTTTATGGTCTACAGATCAAAACTTTTGCTGAGCTAGATCAATACTGGTTTGGAGAAGCAATAACCTTAAATTAG